ATATCCACGATAACAACCGTTACAGCAAAAATTTTTGATGCCGATTCGGATGGTGTTCCTGATGATAATTACTCTGTAACAAAATTAAAAATATCTGATGTGAATGTTTCACCTAACCCATTCTCACCTGATAACAGTGGTTTTTGTGATAAGACATCAATATCGTTTTCGTTATCAAAACCGGCAAGAATAAAAATCGCTGTCTATGATATTGCTGGAAGACATATCAAAGATATTACAGATGAAGAGATTACCGATACAACACAGAAAATTACAAAAACATGGGATGGAAAAAACGGCTCTCAAGATGTTGTAAACGGTGGAATATATTTTTTTAATATTCAGGCGACATCAGGTAGTGAGAGTACAAGAAAAAACAAAGCGGTAGCAGTAATCAAATGAATAACAAAAACAGGTGGTTAAGTGGTTATGTGATTAAGTGGTTGGTTACGACTTTACTTATCCACTTATCCACTTACCCACTTATCCACTGCCTTTATGATACTACACAATCTTTTTCTGCGAGAGAACTTTCACTTGGTGGCGCTTATACCGCATTATCAGACGATGCAACAGGTATAAATACCAATCCTGCCGGTATCTCTCAACTTGAAACTATTGAGTTTTGCTGTGTGTATTCTCCACTGTATTCTACGCCATCTGATTGCTATTACGGGCTTCTGGCATCTGTGGTACCTTTTGGATACAACACATTCGGTATCTCTTTTATCAGGAACTCAATACTGAACACATATTCAGAAAACACCTATTCTGTTGGCTATTCAAGAATCCTCAAAGAAAATATTTTTGTCGGTTTCAATATAAAAGCATTAAATATCACAATTCCGGGTTACTCAAAATACAACGACCCCGCATATTCAGGCGGAAAAACAGCGATGGGTTATGATATCGGCTATCTACACAAAATCTATAACTGGTTTTCTTGCGGCTTATCATTACAAAACATAAACCAACCTACAATAAAACTGTTAAGCACATCTATCGGTGAAGAACTGAAACCTGTTCTTAAAACCGGGCTCGCATTCAAGCCCAAAAATACTATCTTTGTAATTGATTTTGATACAGAACAAAATATCTATCTTGGTTCTGAAATTTCGTTTGCAAATTTTTTTGCACTACGGCTTGGGTTGAATAACAGCAGAATTACATCCGGCTTCAGTGTTAATTTTACAAAAATAAAACTGGATTTCGGGTTCCTGTTTCATAAACAACTCGGGATTTTATACAGAACCGGAATAACTTATAAGTTATGAAGAAATCAGCGATTAAGCAATTAAGCGATTGGGTGATTAAGTTTTTACTTATCAGCTTATTACCTTATCACCTTATCATCTGCCTTTATGCAAAAGCAAAAACTAACCTCGCAGTTGACGAATTTACAGGCAAAAATGTGTCTACTACAGATGCATCTATAGTAGCGGATTGTTTAAGAACAGAGATTGTGAAAACAGGCGCTTACAATGTGGTTGATAAAACAAATATGTCTAAAATTTTAGCTGAAGCAAAATTCCAGCAAACGGGCTGTACAAAAATAAAATGCGCAGTAAAAATTGGTAAAATACTGAATGTCCAACAGGTAATTATTGGCTCTATTTCCAAACTGGCAGATATGTATTATCTATCTACATCACTTGTAGATGTTGAAACTGGCAAAATAATAAAAGCAGAACAAACAGAAGTACCATCAATACGAAAACTTGTTAATGCAGCTGAAGAGCTTGCCAGACGATACAGCAAATTGGAGTTTAAAAAAAGAACAAAATATCTGCAACCTATATCACAAAAAAAGAAAGTGGAAAAAAGAGAAAAAATTGTTTGGCATTTGCTTCAAGATGCTAATGGGAATATGAACTATGCAGAGAAACAGATTGTTTTAGAAGAATCATTCAAAAAGAATAAATTTATCCTGATAGATTATACTTCCAAAAAAGCAATGGGTGTTTCATGGCGACAAAAACTTGAAGAATTGTATAATGAGGATTCTGTTTGTGGAACCGTTTTGCAGACAAATATAGTATTCGTAGAATGTCAATTATGTGCTGACGGAGGACTGGTGGGGAATGCACTGTATCAGAGGATATTAGGAGTTGATTGTTTTCAGCGGGTGGTTGTTCCAGCACTCATTATTTTGAAACCACCTAAGGATTACAATTTACGATACGATATATTCAGATACAAAGTAGTAGATAAACTTACCGGCTGGCATCTTGATTCTCTAACCGATATAATTTTGAAATGCCAGCGGCAGTCAAGAACAGAAATGGATAAAACAAGAATATATGCAAAAAAACCACAAGAAACTAAAAACGGTATAGAATTCCAGTTTGACGAAACACCGCCGGGAACGGAAACAGTTTATCTTGCAGGTACTTTCAGTGACTGGTCGCCAACTGTACATAAAATGAAAAAAAATAAAAACGGTATATGGACCGTAACAATTCCGCTTTCACATGGGAGATACCAATACAAATTTGTTATTGATGGCATATACTGGAAAGAAGACCCGAATAATCCGGATAAAACAGATGATGGCTACGGCGGCTATAATTCAGTTCTTGAAATAAAATGAATATAAAAAAGTGGTTAAGTGGTTATGTGGTTAAGTGGTTTGTATTTACTATTCACTTATTCACTTATTCACTTATCCACTGCCTTTACTGTGAAGGAAAAATCAATCTCGCAGTTGCTGATTTTACCGGTAAGAATGTATCTGCAACCGATGCATCAATAATTACTGATTTGATAAGGGTAACAATTGTGAATACAGGTATCTATAATGTTGTTGAGAAAACACATATGGATATAATACTGGCAGAAGTAGGATTTCAACAAACTGGTTGTACAGAAACAGATTGTGCAGTTCAACTTGGTAGAATCCTGAATGTTGAGCAGATGATAGTTGGGTCGGTTTCTAAACTCGGTGAAACCTATTTTATAAATATAAATATTGTAGATGTTGAAACTG
The nucleotide sequence above comes from Elusimicrobiota bacterium. Encoded proteins:
- a CDS encoding CsgG/HfaB family protein — translated: MKKSAIKQLSDWVIKFLLISLLPYHLIICLYAKAKTNLAVDEFTGKNVSTTDASIVADCLRTEIVKTGAYNVVDKTNMSKILAEAKFQQTGCTKIKCAVKIGKILNVQQVIIGSISKLADMYYLSTSLVDVETGKIIKAEQTEVPSIRKLVNAAEELARRYSKLEFKKRTKYLQPISQKKKVEKREKIVWHLLQDANGNMNYAEKQIVLEESFKKNKFILIDYTSKKAMGVSWRQKLEELYNEDSVCGTVLQTNIVFVECQLCADGGLVGNALYQRILGVDCFQRVVVPALIILKPPKDYNLRYDIFRYKVVDKLTGWHLDSLTDIILKCQRQSRTEMDKTRIYAKKPQETKNGIEFQFDETPPGTETVYLAGTFSDWSPTVHKMKKNKNGIWTVTIPLSHGRYQYKFVIDGIYWKEDPNNPDKTDDGYGGYNSVLEIK